CCATCGACAATTGTATTGATGAGTTTGTCATGGGCGCCGGAAAAGTAATCGAAGTAACCATCAAAGACAAAATGGTTTCCGTACGCGATTACGGCCGTGGTATTCCGTTAGGAAAAGTGGTCGACGTAGTTTCCAAAATGAATACCGGTGGAAAATACGACTCTAAAGCTTTCAAGAAATCGGTTGGTTTAAATGGTGTCGGTACCAAAGCAGTAAATGCGTTATCCAACTATTTTCGGGTGGAATCGGTTAGAGATAACCAGCAAAAAGCCGCTGAATTCTCAGCCGGTAACCTAACGATTGAAGAAGATATAGCCGAATCAACCAAACGAAGAGGGACTAAAGTTTCTTTCGTAGCCGATGAAACTATATTCAAAAATTACAAGTACCGTAACGAGTATGTCATCCGCATGCTCAAAAATTACTGCTATCTGAATACGGGTTTGACCATTTATTACAATGGTGAAAAGTTTTATTCTGATAACGGTTTAAAAGATTTATTAGAAGAAACCATTACTGAGGAAGACATGCAATATCCTATCATCCATCTCTTGGGTGACGATATTGAGGTGGCTTTAACACACAGTAAGTCTCAATATTCCGAAGAATATCATTCGTTTGTCAACGGACAAAATACGACACAAGGTGGAACGCATTTAGGGGCTTTCCGTGAGGCGATTGTCAAAACCATCAAAGAGTTTTATAACAAGCCTTTTGAAGCTTCAGATATCCGTAAATCTATAGTATCTGCCATTGCTGTCAAAGTAGAGGAGCCGGTATTTGAGTCGCAAACCAAAACCAAATTAGGTTCCACCGAAATTGGTCCCAAAGGTCCTTCTGTACGTACTTTTGTCAATGATTTTATCAAAACCAAACTCGATAACTTCTTGCACAAAAATCCAGAAGTTGCTGATTTGCTCTTGCGAAAGATTCTCCAAGCTGAACGCGAGCGTAAAGAGTTATCCGGTATTCGTAAGTTGGCCAAAGACCGTGCTAAGAAAGCGAGTTTACACAATAAAAAACTACGCGATTGCCGAGTGCATTTAACCGATGCTAAAAACCCACGCAGTTTAGAAAGTACCTTGTTTATTACCGAGGGAGATTCGGCTTCGGGTTCCATTACCAAATCGCGTGACGTGAATACACAAGCGGTATTCAGTTTGCGTGGGAAGCCTTTGAATTCCTATGGCATGACCAAAAAGATTGTGTATGAAAACGAAGAATTCAACTTACTCCAAGCGGCCTTAGACATTGAAGAAGACATGGGCGATTTGCGGTACAACAATATCGTAATCGCTACCGATGCCGATGTCGATGGGATGCACATTCGCTTGCTGTTGATTACGTTCTTCCTGCAGTTTTTCCCTGAGTTGATTAAAGACGGCCATTTGTACATTTTGCAAACGCCTTTATTCCGGGTGCGAAATAAAAAAGAAACCATCTATTGCTACAGCGAAGAGGAACGAGTGAACGCCATTGAAAAACTAAAACCAAAACCGGAAATTACCCGATTCAAAGGATTAGGAGAAATATCACCCGATGAGTTCAAACACTTTATCGGACAAGACATTC
Above is a genomic segment from Flavobacterium phycosphaerae containing:
- a CDS encoding DNA topoisomerase IV subunit B; translation: MSEQNQYTEDNIRSLDWKEHIRMRPGMYIGKLGDGSSPDDGIYILLKETIDNCIDEFVMGAGKVIEVTIKDKMVSVRDYGRGIPLGKVVDVVSKMNTGGKYDSKAFKKSVGLNGVGTKAVNALSNYFRVESVRDNQQKAAEFSAGNLTIEEDIAESTKRRGTKVSFVADETIFKNYKYRNEYVIRMLKNYCYLNTGLTIYYNGEKFYSDNGLKDLLEETITEEDMQYPIIHLLGDDIEVALTHSKSQYSEEYHSFVNGQNTTQGGTHLGAFREAIVKTIKEFYNKPFEASDIRKSIVSAIAVKVEEPVFESQTKTKLGSTEIGPKGPSVRTFVNDFIKTKLDNFLHKNPEVADLLLRKILQAERERKELSGIRKLAKDRAKKASLHNKKLRDCRVHLTDAKNPRSLESTLFITEGDSASGSITKSRDVNTQAVFSLRGKPLNSYGMTKKIVYENEEFNLLQAALDIEEDMGDLRYNNIVIATDADVDGMHIRLLLITFFLQFFPELIKDGHLYILQTPLFRVRNKKETIYCYSEEERVNAIEKLKPKPEITRFKGLGEISPDEFKHFIGQDIRLDPVMLDKATSIETLLEFYMGKNTPDRQDFIINNLKVELDVVEKQV